The Vicugna pacos chromosome 28, VicPac4, whole genome shotgun sequence genome includes the window cacccactagggctgtgcccctctgcaccctcctacaccttctccaaaatcccaccataaatcccctcccctacccgaagttgacttccctacccctgaatttgcttttgtcttgtttttctttagtttagtttatttgttttacatcatttatggcatcctatatttttcaattttccacctcctttaataaaatacagatttttttcccttttaaattgtgcatttcaggaacattaagtgcattcccatgctgtccgaccatcactatcatgtagttttatgctctttacgctatttatgcctgtgaaggacatcccaccacggcctcaaacccctcctctggacactcctgggcatgcacactcctgggcctgcacactcctggatctgtacactcctgggccttccctggcatgggccttctctggccctggcttgcacactactgggcctgcacactcctggattgcacactcatgggccagcgcactccaggacatgcacaatcttgagcctgaacacacctggacctgtatactcctgatgttgcacactcctgggcctgaacactactgggcctgcacactgctcgaactgcacactcatgggtctgcacacaacaggacctgcacaatcttgggcattaacacaccttggcctgtatacacctgattctgtacactccagggcctgaaaaatgctgggcctcacagccctgggcatgcatactcctgggtctgcacactccagggtctgtaccatcctgggcatgcccccaattcggccggccctctcctggacctgcacactcctggcctgcacactccagggcctgcgctctcctaggcctgcacgcttctgggtctgcaccaacctgggcttgcacactcttctctttgcacactcctgggcctaaacaatcctgggcctgcatacccctgggcctgcacacacctgggcctgtacactcctgggcctacacacacacacaggcctgtacactccaggccagcacaatcgtgtgcctcctccctcctgtgtgtgcacactactgggcctgcacactcctggattgcacactcatgggcctgcacactccaggacttgcacaatcttgagcctgaacacacctgggcctgtatactcctgattttgcacactcctgggcctgaacactgctgggcctgcacagccctaggcctgtacaattctgggcctgcacactcctgtctctgcacactccggagtctgtacacgcctgggcctgcacactcctgtacatgctcactcctgggactgtataatcctgggcaagcacagtcttgacctacacacccctggccctgccctatcccgggccagcccccacttcggccgaccctctcatggaccagcacactcctggcgctgcacactccagggcctgctcgcatctgtccctacacactccttcgtctgcaaactcctgggcctgctccctcctgtacctacacactcctgggcctgcacattccagggcatgccctctcctgggcctgcacactccaaggactgcacacacctgggcctgctcactcctgtgaccgcatactcctcggcctacaaactccttgtcctgcacactccttggcctgccccatttggccctgccctctcctgtgatggccctcaactttcctgcactctccggggcctgaacactactggccctgcacactcctgggcctgcacacttctgtccctgcacactcctaggcctgccctctcctgggcccacacaatgcctcgtctgcacagtcctgggcctgcacactccttggcctgcacaccagccctctgtggggcccttcctttgctgagtctgtgcatgagctccctgtgatgccagcccgcagaggtgacaggtgcagtaggtgtttgtggttctagagacatgatggctttcctaggaagccgggtccagaatgatccccactgcgccgatgggggattggggagaccctgagaagcaggtggcttgtccagggtgacagcactgctggcgggggagctgggtctgaagccagctgtgtcatcagagctgtgaccctggctgcatccaggcctccccagggctataggaggggccgtgttggtgtcactgggtggacatggcatggggtgggaagtgagccatcagcagcccagagaggcccttggggagctttgtgtaaggaggaagcttggggaaggggaccccaggaagtgacctcacttccctggcaacagagcccaacagaacttgggacccaggtcaccaggcacccgctgtgtagagaaggacacttctcaacctacttggctggtgaactcagctcagctcagacatgttttgttgcatcccaagatcccgaggtcgcggcccccggaaagcccgcagcaacggcctttgccaacagtgccgacagtgggtcgggtctcaccccaggcgcctctggccttttggccagagggaccgaaaggtaacacagggaggcccagggcaggcccgcccaggccaggccaccactcagaccccacccgggtggccccacagccccttcctgactggtggcggtggggcagtcatgttgggggggtcctgcctcaagcaagagcaggctgaggaagggtcagaggcctggggggccgatcacatcaccaacctgggtccaagcgggctggctgggatgtggagaaccggggcagggccctgctgcccgaggtggcgcccatgccctagggtgtgactcttgcctcccgggtgactgagatgaccaaggtcccagtctgatcaggcagcagacggtcgagtggggcagaagcaggagtggtcctggccaggcagggctctgagacctccgggccgggccggctgccggtcactgtcattgcacagccagacaccgcaggatccggggaaccaggacactcatgccagctccccaagtgaggggctggtgtgccacactgtggaaggccagcacaggctccggaagagtctgggtatgaagggctccccaccaccacggcctcctgcccagacgtcgcccaggtctctccccaggatcttgcccagggctgaggggcagctcagcacccccggctctgacctggagcaccgggcccaccacccggggattcaggtagagggccaggagccccccgaagcacagcccaaaggtgagaagggcagggccggtgcgggtgtgtaggtgagggagggcggagggctgggccacacagggaggcattcccaaagtctgctgttgggaccagaacaaagacgggcctcagaccacctgtctggaagaattcagtcacagaacaagtgcctgtgggcacttgctcggtgggagctgtctgcaaagctctgggaagatttctgtccttgaaaaggcacgtggaaagggagccacgtgggtacctttttccaggttgtgcctgagcacaaccactagacttaaagctctctccacgtccaacagttacaggtccagagcaggcaggggcaggggaagacgccagagaaccaaaacaggaccaccagggtccagcaggagaccgcgaactccctccagctgctcctgctgaacatgaagatcctgctgctccaactgcatatgaagagcctgccattcctgctgatctagctgctcctgaagagcccgccgttcctgctgatctagccgctcctgaagagcccacggctcctgaagagcctgccattcctgaagagcccgccgctcctgaagcgcctgccgttcctgctgatctagacactcctgaagagcccgccattcctgctgatctagccgctcctgaagaacctgccgttcctgctgatctagccgatcctgaagagcctgcagctcctgaagagcctgccgctcctgctgatcttgccactcctgaagagcctgcagctcctgctgatcttgccactcctgaagagcctgctgctcctgctgatcttgctgctcctgagaagcctgcagttcctgcacctgcacctgggccgctgggcagtggagaaccattttaggcatcatcacccactagggctgtgcccctctgcaccctcctacaccttctccaaaatcccaccataaatcccctcccctacccgaagttgacttccctgcccctgaatttgcttttgttttgtttttctttagtttagtttatttgttttacatcatttatggaatcctatatttttcaattttccacctcctttaataaaatacagatttttttcccttttaaattgtgcatttcaggaacattaagtgcattcccatgctgtccgaccatcactatcatgtagttttatgctctttacgctatttatgcctgtgaaggacatcccaccacggcctcaaacccctcctctggacactcctgggcatgcacactcctgggcctgcacactcctggatctgtacactcctgggccttccctggcatgggccttctctggccctggcttgcacactactgggcctgcacactcctggattgcacactcatgggcctgcacactccacaggcacaatcttgagcctgaacacacttgggcctgtttactcctgattttgcacactcctgggccggaacactgctgggcctgcacagccctaggcct containing:
- the LOC140690089 gene encoding uncharacterized protein isoform X2, with translation MGATSGSRALPRFSTSQPARLDPAAQVQVQELQASQEQQDQQEQQALQEWQDQQELQALQEWQDQQERQALQELQALQDRLDQQERQVLQERLDQQEWRALQECLDQQERQALQERRALQEWQALQEPWALQERLDQQERRALQEQLDQQEWQALHMQLEQQDLHVQQEQLEGVRGLLLDPGGPVLVLWRLPLPLPALDL